From Pusillibacter faecalis, one genomic window encodes:
- a CDS encoding DUF3847 domain-containing protein, whose protein sequence is MPDTSKLEKLNRELEKSEKKLRKAINDEKALQHQLKQLTRKERTHRLCTRGGMLESFLQEPERLTDDDVMLLLKLIFHRQDTQELLKKLLEREKPETP, encoded by the coding sequence TTGCCTGATACCTCAAAGCTGGAAAAACTCAATCGGGAGTTGGAGAAAAGCGAAAAGAAACTGCGGAAAGCCATCAATGATGAAAAGGCATTGCAGCACCAGTTAAAGCAGCTTACCCGAAAGGAACGGACGCACCGGCTCTGTACTCGTGGCGGTATGCTGGAAAGTTTTCTGCAAGAGCCGGAACGCCTGACAGATGATGATGTCATGCTGTTGTTGAAACTCATTTTTCACAGGCAGGACACGCAGGAACTATTGAAAAAACTGCTGGAACGGGAGAAGCCGGAAACCCCTTAG
- a CDS encoding Type 1 glutamine amidotransferase-like domain-containing protein, which translates to MKLFLCSHFSSVGSLIKEEIENKKVAFIPTASLREGYTGYVGSARKLFKKLGAIVTEIDISTEAYSTIQSVFEEADVIYFTGGNSFFLMDQLRKTGTDGLLKKELANGKLMIGESAGAIICAPSIQYIEQMDEKPEDYSQEDDAGIDLIDFYVLPHYLTAPFKKVTEKIMTEFSDLNLCPINNRQGIVIDGEDSKVICKD; encoded by the coding sequence ATGAAATTATTTTTATGTTCGCACTTTTCAAGTGTAGGAAGTCTGATAAAGGAAGAAATTGAAAATAAGAAAGTCGCATTTATTCCAACAGCTTCACTGCGTGAAGGCTACACCGGTTATGTCGGCTCGGCTCGAAAATTATTCAAAAAGTTGGGAGCGATCGTAACTGAAATTGATATTTCAACGGAGGCTTATTCAACGATACAGTCTGTTTTTGAAGAAGCAGATGTGATATATTTTACCGGCGGAAATTCTTTCTTTCTTATGGACCAGCTCCGTAAAACGGGAACTGATGGACTGCTGAAAAAGGAATTGGCAAATGGAAAATTGATGATCGGCGAGTCGGCAGGCGCAATTATATGCGCTCCAAGCATCCAATATATCGAGCAAATGGATGAAAAGCCGGAGGACTACTCACAAGAAGATGATGCAGGGATTGATTTGATTGATTTCTATGTTCTTCCGCATTATCTTACAGCACCATTTAAGAAAGTTACCGAGAAAATAATGACTGAGTTTTCGGATTTGAATCTATGCCCAATTAACAACCGTCAGGGAATTGTAATTGATGGTGAAGATTCAAAGGTTATTTGCAAAGACTAA
- a CDS encoding transposon-encoded TnpW family protein — MNNTATHSTTNTPCPTVRKQIGKTTYIVRVHFSQTAKETMEDKIKRLLREEVRKM, encoded by the coding sequence ATGAACAATACCGCAACCCACAGCACCACCAACACCCCTTGCCCGACTGTCAGAAAGCAGATCGGCAAGACCACCTATATCGTCCGTGTGCATTTCAGCCAGACCGCAAAAGAGACGATGGAGGACAAAATCAAGCGTCTGCTCCGTGAGGAAGTCCGCAAAATGTGA
- a CDS encoding ATP-binding cassette domain-containing protein has translation MIIIRGLNKAFGEKIIFSNFNLEIPDGSFVVISGDSGSGKSTLLNMIGGIEKPDSGSIIIEGLNITRLKNKNSFFADTVGFLFQNFALLENKTVKENLSLIKKSSRTKVSLKEALNRVGLSKEVNKKVYQLSGGEQQRVALARLMMKKCSVVLADEPTGSLDKKNRDIVMRLLHELNEEGKTVIIVTHDQGIIEDEPYVVKI, from the coding sequence ATGATTATAATTCGTGGCTTAAATAAAGCATTTGGAGAGAAAATAATTTTCTCCAACTTTAATTTGGAAATTCCGGATGGAAGTTTTGTAGTAATCAGCGGGGATAGCGGCAGTGGAAAAAGCACTTTGCTCAATATGATTGGTGGTATCGAAAAGCCGGATAGCGGCAGTATCATAATCGAAGGGCTGAATATTACCCGGCTTAAAAATAAAAACAGTTTTTTTGCGGATACAGTGGGGTTTCTTTTTCAGAATTTTGCACTGCTTGAAAATAAGACAGTTAAAGAAAATTTAAGTTTGATTAAAAAATCAAGCCGAACTAAAGTATCACTTAAAGAAGCTCTTAATCGTGTGGGGTTATCAAAGGAAGTTAACAAAAAAGTTTATCAGCTTTCCGGTGGTGAACAACAGAGAGTTGCTTTAGCTCGTCTTATGATGAAAAAATGTTCTGTTGTTTTGGCAGATGAACCTACTGGCTCACTTGACAAGAAAAATAGAGATATTGTTATGAGGTTATTGCACGAACTCAATGAAGAAGGTAAAACGGTTATCATTGTTACCCACGATCAGGGTATTATTGAAGATGAACCTTATGTTGTGAAAATCTGA
- a CDS encoding TnpV protein has protein sequence MSELKPRITENGIDYILVGDYYIPDLKLPEEHRPIGKYGRMHREYLREVHPARLNTLTLTGELWTYLADLNEQAQERLDTIMEQMKAAEGVTEELKRTRQMEWVQRCNNIHNRAEEIVLHEMIYS, from the coding sequence ATGAGCGAATTGAAACCAAGAATAACGGAAAACGGAATTGATTATATCCTTGTCGGAGATTACTACATCCCGGACTTGAAACTGCCGGAGGAACACCGCCCCATCGGAAAGTATGGACGGATGCACCGGGAATATTTAAGAGAAGTCCACCCAGCCCGATTGAACACATTGACACTGACCGGGGAGTTATGGACATATCTTGCAGACCTGAACGAACAGGCACAAGAACGCTTAGACACCATCATGGAGCAAATGAAAGCTGCCGAGGGCGTGACCGAGGAATTGAAGCGTACCCGTCAAATGGAATGGGTGCAGCGTTGCAATAACATTCACAACCGGGCAGAAGAAATTGTTTTGCATGAGATGATTTATTCATAA
- a CDS encoding helix-turn-helix domain-containing protein: protein MNGATTIQERLKDLRLNKGLKLEELAEQTGISKSALGSYEKDDYKEINHGNLILLADFYGVSLDYLFCRTENRAEINTPLRELHLSDEMVALLKSGRINNRLLCELATHKDFIKFLADIEIYVDGIATMQIQNLNALVDTVRHEIIERYRPGEDDPHLKVLQAAHISDDEYFSHMVLDDLNLIIRDIREAHKKDSESAPQTTVANELKENLEAVENFKGSRDEKLVVLYCKQLGINYKNLSDEEFRWLIRILKKSKKMGTPISQRKKR from the coding sequence ATGAACGGAGCTACTACAATACAGGAACGGCTAAAAGATTTACGATTAAACAAAGGATTAAAACTGGAAGAACTGGCAGAGCAAACAGGTATTTCAAAATCGGCTCTTGGCAGTTATGAAAAAGATGACTATAAGGAAATCAATCATGGCAACCTTATCCTGCTGGCAGATTTTTATGGGGTGTCCCTCGATTATCTCTTTTGCCGGACAGAGAACCGGGCGGAGATCAACACGCCATTAAGGGAGCTGCATTTGAGTGATGAGATGGTAGCACTTCTGAAAAGCGGTCGGATTAACAACCGTCTGCTCTGCGAACTTGCCACCCATAAGGACTTTATCAAGTTTCTTGCGGACATTGAGATTTATGTGGATGGGATTGCCACCATGCAGATTCAGAACCTCAACGCCCTTGTCGATACCGTCCGGCATGAAATCATTGAACGGTATCGCCCCGGCGAAGACGACCCCCATTTGAAAGTGTTGCAAGCCGCCCATATCAGTGATGATGAATATTTCAGCCACATGGTTCTAGATGACCTCAACCTCATTATCCGGGATATTCGGGAAGCCCACAAAAAGGACAGTGAAAGTGCACCCCAGACCACTGTTGCCAATGAACTGAAAGAAAATCTGGAAGCGGTCGAAAACTTCAAGGGTAGCCGGGATGAAAAGCTCGTTGTCCTTTACTGCAAACAGCTCGGCATCAACTATAAAAATCTGTCAGATGAAGAATTTCGCTGGCTGATTCGGATTCTCAAAAAATCAAAGAAAATGGGAACGCCTATCAGTCAGAGGAAAAAACGGTAA
- a CDS encoding DUF3847 domain-containing protein yields MTKPKTLEQLRAEKERAETQLAQEKHKLNRLENRKKYLEKGERQKRTHRLCNLGGTIESLAPEVKDLTRTEMTELMEYIFSLSEVQRAVRHMAITHTNQANREKELKADGTISSERHAD; encoded by the coding sequence ATGACAAAACCGAAAACCCTTGAACAGCTCCGAGCCGAAAAGGAACGAGCCGAGACGCAGCTTGCACAGGAGAAGCACAAGCTCAACCGTCTTGAGAACAGAAAGAAATATCTGGAGAAAGGCGAAAGGCAGAAACGCACCCATCGTCTTTGCAATCTGGGCGGCACGATTGAGAGCCTTGCCCCGGAGGTCAAAGATCTCACACGCACCGAAATGACAGAGCTGATGGAGTACATCTTTTCTCTGTCCGAAGTCCAGCGAGCCGTCCGTCACATGGCGATTACTCACACCAACCAAGCGAACAGAGAAAAGGAGTTGAAAGCCGATGGCACTATTTCATCTGAGCGTCACGCAGACTAA
- a CDS encoding DeoR family transcriptional regulator yields the protein MNFEFMTIDTPLPPCMAFPRALTGFPVSSTAKVMYCRMLNAMLSNGQEDENGILFVCFPVTAIAAVLSRSAMTVKRSLNELENAGLIMRVRQGVGEPNRIYVLIPGKEDAALA from the coding sequence ATGAATTTTGAATTTATGACGATAGACACACCATTGCCGCCCTGTATGGCTTTTCCAAGAGCGTTGACAGGGTTTCCAGTCAGCAGCACCGCAAAGGTCATGTACTGCCGGATGTTGAACGCTATGCTCTCCAATGGGCAGGAGGACGAGAACGGAATCCTGTTTGTCTGCTTCCCTGTCACAGCCATTGCCGCAGTCCTGTCCCGCAGCGCTATGACGGTCAAGCGTTCTTTGAATGAACTGGAAAACGCCGGACTTATCATGCGGGTGCGTCAGGGCGTTGGAGAACCAAACAGGATTTATGTGCTGATACCGGGAAAGGAGGACGCTGCCCTTGCCTGA
- a CDS encoding helix-turn-helix domain-containing protein — MITQDWCYNKRKVPAGAAAPVVWIERQENSMHISYKPLWHTLLERDMRKEDLRLAAGMTTNMIANMSKEGKHISMDTLARICETLNCEITDVIELVPDEPASTGGKEHERIETKNNGKRN; from the coding sequence GTGATTACACAAGATTGGTGTTATAATAAGAGAAAAGTTCCTGCCGGGGCAGCCGCCCCGGTGGTATGGATAGAAAGGCAGGAAAACAGTATGCACATCAGCTATAAACCACTCTGGCATACACTGTTAGAGCGTGATATGAGAAAAGAAGATTTAAGGCTTGCCGCCGGTATGACAACAAATATGATTGCCAACATGAGCAAAGAGGGAAAGCACATCAGCATGGACACATTAGCCCGTATCTGCGAAACGCTGAATTGTGAGATTACCGATGTGATTGAGTTAGTACCAGACGAGCCTGCTTCCACAGGAGGTAAGGAACATGAGCGAATTGAAACCAAGAATAACGGAAAACGGAATTGA
- a CDS encoding AAA family ATPase, translating into MNYTQAQIDRANAVSLEDFLRTQGETLIKSGREYRWKEHDSLTVRGNKWFRHSQSKGGYPIDFVMEFYGKSFPEAVQMLTGENGEGQTEATTAPPTAFHLPLHNRTADRAIQYLCESRGLNPKLVEAFLLSGDIYEDAKRHNVVFVGRDRNGTPRYAHVRGTADSFRQDIAGSDKSYPFRYEGNGNQLFVFEAPIDLLSFICLYPQDWQTRSYLALGGVSGKALDRFLSERKDTKKVILCLDSDTAGSEACTRLAQSIPGEIAVIRLVPARKDWNDVLRQQGDIPSRKFIAETITLRELPTAQPVPMLRMADVELTSVEWLWFPYIPFGKLTIIQGNPGEGKTYFAMRLAAACTNRKPLPGMETLEPFNIIYQTAEDGLGDTVKPRLIEADADLERVLVIDDRDTPLTLADERIARAIRENNARLVIIDPVQAFLGADVDMNRANEVRPIFRSLGDIAQATGCAIMLIGHLNKAAGTQSTYRGLGSIDITAAVRSLLFIGKLKDSPTMRVLIHEKSSLAPPGQSLAFSLGDEKGFEWIGAYDITADELLAGTDSGKTESKTAQAQMLILELLADGKRMPSAELEKAVNERGISSRTMRTAKSRIGDRLVTEKDGTAWVCYLRD; encoded by the coding sequence ATGAATTACACCCAAGCACAGATTGACCGGGCAAACGCCGTCAGTCTGGAAGATTTTCTCCGCACACAGGGAGAGACACTTATCAAAAGCGGACGGGAATACCGTTGGAAAGAACATGACAGCCTGACCGTCCGGGGAAACAAGTGGTTTCGCCACAGCCAGAGCAAGGGCGGCTATCCCATTGATTTCGTCATGGAGTTTTACGGCAAGTCCTTTCCCGAAGCTGTTCAGATGTTGACAGGCGAAAACGGCGAGGGACAGACCGAAGCCACCACAGCACCGCCCACAGCGTTCCACTTGCCCTTGCACAACCGAACAGCCGACAGAGCAATTCAATATCTTTGCGAAAGCCGAGGTCTCAACCCGAAACTGGTTGAGGCTTTTCTTCTTTCCGGGGATATTTACGAGGACGCAAAGCGGCACAATGTTGTGTTTGTCGGCAGAGACCGAAACGGCACACCGAGATACGCCCATGTGCGAGGAACGGCAGACTCATTCAGACAGGACATTGCCGGATCTGACAAGTCCTATCCGTTCCGATATGAGGGAAACGGCAACCAGCTCTTTGTCTTTGAAGCACCGATTGACCTTTTGTCCTTTATCTGCCTTTATCCGCAGGACTGGCAGACAAGGAGCTACCTTGCCCTGGGCGGCGTTTCAGGCAAAGCCCTTGACCGTTTTCTTTCTGAACGCAAGGACACCAAAAAAGTGATCCTCTGCCTTGACAGCGACACCGCAGGAAGCGAAGCCTGTACCCGACTGGCACAGTCCATTCCCGGCGAGATCGCCGTCATTCGCCTTGTCCCGGCAAGGAAAGACTGGAACGATGTTCTCCGTCAGCAAGGGGACATTCCGAGCCGCAAATTCATAGCCGAGACAATCACGCTGCGAGAGCTGCCCACCGCCCAGCCTGTCCCAATGCTCCGTATGGCTGATGTGGAGCTGACGAGCGTGGAATGGCTATGGTTTCCCTATATCCCATTTGGAAAGCTGACAATTATTCAGGGCAATCCCGGCGAGGGCAAGACCTACTTTGCCATGCGCCTTGCGGCGGCTTGCACCAATCGAAAGCCTTTGCCCGGTATGGAGACACTTGAGCCTTTCAATATCATCTATCAGACCGCCGAGGACGGTCTGGGTGATACCGTCAAGCCCCGACTGATAGAAGCAGACGCAGACCTTGAAAGAGTGCTTGTCATTGACGATAGGGACACACCGCTGACCCTTGCCGATGAGCGCATAGCAAGGGCAATCCGTGAGAACAACGCAAGGTTGGTTATCATTGACCCGGTACAGGCGTTTCTGGGTGCAGATGTGGACATGAACAGAGCAAACGAGGTGCGCCCGATATTCCGCAGTCTGGGAGACATTGCACAGGCTACCGGGTGCGCTATCATGCTGATCGGACACCTCAACAAAGCCGCAGGAACGCAAAGCACCTACCGGGGATTAGGGTCTATCGACATTACGGCGGCAGTCCGCAGTCTGCTCTTTATCGGCAAGCTGAAGGACAGCCCCACAATGAGGGTGCTTATCCATGAGAAAAGCTCCCTTGCGCCGCCCGGACAGTCCCTTGCCTTTTCTCTGGGAGACGAGAAAGGCTTTGAGTGGATAGGAGCTTATGACATTACCGCTGACGAGCTTCTTGCTGGGACGGACTCCGGCAAGACCGAGAGTAAGACCGCACAGGCGCAAATGCTCATTCTGGAACTGCTTGCGGACGGAAAGCGTATGCCGAGCGCAGAGCTGGAAAAAGCGGTCAATGAGCGTGGGATTTCCTCACGCACCATGAGAACGGCAAAGAGCCGTATCGGGGACAGACTTGTGACCGAGAAAGACGGCACAGCATGGGTCTGCTATCTCCGAGACTGA